From the genome of Methylocystis bryophila, one region includes:
- a CDS encoding YdcF family protein encodes MFFVASKVLEFFFAPSHFVVFCVLVGAVLAFTRFRRFGAWLSLISALLLVLMGFGPLGSFLVGPLEARFPELGDDMEAPDGIIVLGGSVDEELSAERRHVVFTEAAQRLTAPIELKRRFPKARLVFTGGSGLLASSGATEADAVRRFWRAIGLDQDDVIYEDRSRNTFENAEFTKALVQPKPGERWLLVSSASHMPRSMGIFRKAGFPVIAFPVDFHTTGNVWRPRIPHSTSRGMGLTDMAAHEWIGLVISRLTGKSDALLPGS; translated from the coding sequence ATGTTCTTCGTCGCTTCAAAGGTTCTGGAATTCTTTTTCGCGCCCTCGCATTTTGTCGTCTTCTGCGTGCTTGTCGGCGCGGTGCTCGCCTTCACGCGCTTTCGGCGTTTCGGCGCTTGGCTCAGTCTCATATCCGCGCTCTTACTGGTTTTGATGGGCTTCGGGCCGCTCGGATCTTTTCTGGTCGGCCCGCTCGAAGCGCGCTTTCCCGAGCTTGGAGACGACATGGAGGCGCCGGACGGGATCATCGTCCTCGGCGGCTCCGTCGACGAAGAGCTTTCCGCCGAGCGCAGGCATGTGGTCTTCACGGAGGCCGCGCAACGCCTGACCGCGCCGATCGAATTGAAACGGCGCTTTCCGAAGGCGCGCCTCGTCTTCACAGGCGGCAGCGGTCTGCTCGCGAGCTCTGGCGCGACGGAGGCCGACGCGGTGCGACGCTTCTGGCGCGCCATCGGGCTCGATCAGGACGACGTGATCTATGAGGATCGCTCGCGCAACACATTCGAGAATGCGGAGTTCACCAAGGCGCTCGTTCAGCCGAAGCCCGGCGAGCGCTGGTTGCTCGTGTCTTCCGCGAGCCACATGCCGCGCTCCATGGGAATCTTCCGAAAGGCGGGCTTTCCGGTGATCGCTTTTCCAGTCGATTTCCACACGACGGGCAATGTCTGGCGCCCGCGCATTCCGCACTCGACCTCGCGCGGCATGGGTCTCACCGACATGGCGGCGCATGAGTGGATCGGCCTCGTCATCTCCCGTCTGACGGGAAAAAGCGACGCCTTGCTGCCCGGATCATGA
- a CDS encoding glutathione S-transferase family protein has translation MGDLILTTFDWVPEAPRGFVRDIRVRWALEEAGLPYRIKSTPFYDRGDDHFAHQPFGQVPWLTDGDLSIFESGAILLHLGDRSGALMPVDTVKRSEAVQWLFAALNSVEMASLPWAILKFSDGAGDTPAWKFLDDFLKLRLQRLEPVLAGREWLAGTFSIADIAMTDALRLVDRFDGLAQYPACRDYVARAASRPSFVRAHADQMAHFAAGD, from the coding sequence ATGGGCGACCTCATCCTCACCACCTTCGACTGGGTCCCCGAGGCGCCGCGCGGCTTCGTGCGCGACATTCGCGTGCGTTGGGCGCTGGAAGAGGCTGGACTGCCCTATCGCATTAAGAGCACGCCATTTTACGATCGGGGCGACGATCATTTCGCGCACCAGCCCTTTGGGCAAGTCCCCTGGCTGACCGACGGAGACCTTTCGATCTTCGAGAGCGGCGCAATTCTGCTTCATCTCGGCGATCGCAGCGGCGCGTTGATGCCGGTCGATACCGTCAAGCGCAGCGAGGCCGTTCAATGGCTGTTCGCGGCGCTCAATTCGGTCGAGATGGCGAGCCTGCCTTGGGCCATACTGAAATTCTCGGACGGCGCCGGCGATACGCCGGCATGGAAATTTCTGGACGACTTCCTCAAGCTTAGGCTCCAACGGCTGGAGCCGGTCTTGGCGGGACGCGAATGGCTCGCAGGGACCTTCTCCATCGCAGACATCGCCATGACGGACGCGTTGCGTCTCGTCGATCGGTTCGACGGGCTCGCGCAATATCCCGCCTGTCGCGATTATGTTGCGCGCGCCGCGAGCCGCCCGTCCTTCGTGAGAGCGCATGCGGATCAGATGGCGCATTTTGCTGCGGGGGACTAA